In the Pirellulales bacterium genome, one interval contains:
- a CDS encoding response regulator codes for MSKRALVADDSSTMRRILIHSLRAVGVESATEAADGSEAVTLFKPGEFDVVLTDWSMPGKSGLELIQEIRAMDTVVPIIMVTTEAEKGRAAQAIQAGLSDVLVKPFTAETLRQKLHKHGLRSP; via the coding sequence ATGAGTAAACGAGCGTTGGTCGCCGATGACTCAAGCACCATGCGCCGGATTCTCATCCACTCGCTACGGGCGGTCGGAGTCGAAAGCGCCACTGAGGCCGCGGATGGCAGCGAAGCCGTTACGCTGTTCAAGCCTGGCGAGTTTGACGTGGTGCTCACCGACTGGAGTATGCCCGGCAAGAGCGGCTTGGAGTTGATTCAGGAGATTCGCGCCATGGACACCGTCGTGCCGATCATCATGGTCACCACTGAGGCCGAAAAAGGCCGCGCGGCGCAAGCCATCCAGGCAGGGCTTTCGGACGTCTTGGTGAAGCCCTTCACCGCCGAAACTCTGCGCCAAAAACTGCACAAACATGGCTTGCGCTCGCCGTAG
- a CDS encoding tetratricopeptide repeat protein, whose protein sequence is MAKESAKPATTTDAAAGAANLASRLMRAKWIVVAALVVVVSAGVGTYLLAPSGATPILGRATGEGVLAALDEQRDNEAEALARQIESSVGARSRDRSAAAFALGKITCQRAAQMLGVPRVKAYRKAAQRLQKSADLGFPAGRAAQGYLLLGESLLHGGQSQRAREPLERAAEAAPNQQSLTDPLLALAYARSPQADPDKALRYLSRSLKRNDPARGPERLRNELLHAELLGKLERFDEAREVLAPLKMNDETRWDALLAECRLTLQQGREQRAAAGLAGDAAGLQAANANLQAAIEGLRQIQSSAPRGEAVTGQAMYLVGVCLVELGDERAALDQFERTYKRYVDLPEGWAALVEIVDLKLRARAYEDATQSLAEAVRVRRRQPLEDDRWISADEFRVRLNRAYSTLVENSQFALAIQLTQTITPPLTQAENWEFQAKAMEAWGRRLIDDAGRLSGEAAIAQRRMGRARMRAAAVLYDQLAKQRFATRQYPADRLKSAECYLEAQNYHQAATLLRDYLEIIGRRERPPALVLLARTLVGEGKFKEALAVLDECIEFHARHPALYGAHLLASAIHLELGDYAAAERSLLANLDGDLLTPASKEWRESLFALGSLLHLTGRYEEAIERLSEAIQRYPDDHQAWMAQYLLADSELQLAARFGKQLDSELVEQSRRELGRKRQRAYELAASGYQVVVERLGEREMSIELKQVERAVQRTSIFNWGASLVALGRYAEALEPYTLALNRYPNMPEALAAYAQVAICHRRLGDPDEAQTALSLARVVLDRMPANAPFAQRTGLDAADWNTYLTWLRAL, encoded by the coding sequence ATGGCCAAGGAATCGGCCAAACCGGCGACTACGACGGACGCCGCGGCTGGCGCCGCGAATCTTGCGTCGCGATTGATGCGCGCTAAATGGATCGTGGTGGCCGCGCTTGTGGTTGTAGTTTCCGCCGGGGTTGGGACGTACTTACTAGCGCCAAGTGGAGCAACCCCAATACTCGGTCGCGCCACGGGGGAAGGGGTGTTGGCCGCATTAGATGAACAGCGCGACAATGAGGCCGAAGCGCTAGCGCGCCAAATTGAATCCTCGGTCGGCGCCCGCTCCAGAGACCGCAGCGCGGCGGCGTTCGCGCTGGGCAAGATTACCTGTCAGCGCGCGGCTCAAATGTTGGGAGTGCCGCGTGTGAAAGCCTATCGCAAGGCGGCGCAGCGATTGCAAAAGTCGGCCGATCTAGGGTTTCCCGCCGGCCGTGCGGCGCAAGGGTATTTGCTGTTGGGCGAATCATTATTGCATGGCGGTCAGTCCCAGCGTGCCCGCGAACCACTGGAAAGGGCAGCGGAAGCTGCGCCGAATCAACAGTCTCTAACTGATCCCCTGTTGGCGCTGGCCTACGCTCGCTCGCCGCAGGCCGATCCCGACAAGGCCTTACGCTATCTCTCGCGGAGCCTTAAGCGGAATGACCCGGCCCGCGGACCGGAACGACTGCGCAACGAACTGCTGCATGCGGAACTGTTAGGGAAACTGGAACGTTTCGACGAGGCGCGCGAGGTGCTGGCGCCTTTGAAGATGAACGACGAAACGCGCTGGGACGCGTTATTGGCCGAGTGCCGCCTGACACTGCAACAAGGCCGAGAACAGCGCGCTGCCGCTGGCTTGGCGGGAGATGCCGCCGGCCTGCAGGCCGCCAACGCGAACTTGCAAGCCGCCATCGAAGGACTGCGACAAATCCAGTCGTCTGCGCCGCGCGGCGAAGCGGTCACCGGGCAAGCGATGTACCTGGTTGGTGTCTGCTTGGTGGAGCTGGGAGACGAGCGCGCGGCGCTCGATCAATTCGAGCGAACCTACAAACGCTACGTGGATCTGCCCGAGGGGTGGGCCGCGCTGGTGGAAATTGTCGACCTGAAGCTACGTGCCCGCGCGTATGAAGACGCCACGCAATCGTTAGCGGAAGCGGTGCGAGTGCGGCGGCGACAGCCCCTCGAAGACGATCGTTGGATCTCCGCGGATGAGTTTCGCGTTCGGTTGAATCGCGCGTATTCCACTCTGGTCGAGAATTCGCAGTTCGCGCTGGCGATTCAACTGACTCAAACAATCACGCCACCGCTGACTCAGGCGGAGAACTGGGAGTTTCAGGCCAAAGCCATGGAGGCCTGGGGACGACGGCTGATTGACGACGCCGGCCGGCTTTCGGGCGAGGCGGCCATCGCCCAGCGCCGCATGGGGCGAGCCCGAATGCGCGCCGCGGCCGTTTTGTATGACCAGCTTGCCAAGCAGCGATTTGCCACGCGGCAATATCCGGCGGATCGCCTGAAATCGGCGGAGTGCTATCTAGAAGCGCAGAACTACCATCAGGCGGCGACGCTGCTGCGTGACTATCTAGAGATAATTGGCCGCCGCGAGCGCCCGCCGGCGCTGGTCCTGTTGGCCAGGACGCTGGTGGGAGAAGGAAAGTTCAAAGAAGCGTTGGCGGTGCTCGATGAATGCATCGAGTTTCATGCTCGACATCCGGCCCTGTACGGCGCCCATTTGCTGGCCAGCGCCATTCACCTGGAACTGGGCGACTACGCCGCCGCGGAACGCAGCCTGTTGGCCAATTTGGATGGCGACTTGCTGACTCCGGCGAGCAAGGAATGGCGCGAATCGCTGTTCGCCCTCGGCAGCCTGTTGCACCTGACGGGACGTTACGAAGAGGCCATCGAACGCCTGAGCGAGGCCATTCAGCGCTATCCGGACGACCATCAGGCATGGATGGCGCAATATCTGCTAGCAGACAGCGAGTTGCAGTTGGCCGCCCGCTTTGGCAAGCAGTTGGATTCCGAGTTGGTGGAGCAGTCGCGCCGCGAGTTGGGACGCAAGCGCCAACGGGCCTATGAGCTGGCAGCCAGTGGTTATCAAGTGGTGGTGGAACGACTTGGCGAGCGCGAAATGAGCATCGAATTGAAGCAGGTGGAGCGCGCGGTGCAGCGGACAAGCATCTTCAACTGGGGAGCGTCGCTGGTCGCGCTGGGGCGCTATGCCGAGGCCCTCGAGCCGTACACGCTGGCGTTGAACCGTTATCCCAACATGCCAGAGGCCCTCGCCGCGTATGCGCAGGTGGCGATCTGTCACCGACGATTGGGAGACCCGGACGAGGCGCAAACGGCGCTGTCGCTGGCGCGAGTTGTGCTGGATCGGATGCCGGCCAACGCTCCCTTCGCACAACGAACTGGGCTGGACGCCGCCGACTGGAATACCTATCTCACGTGGCTACGAGCGCTGTAA
- a CDS encoding sensor histidine kinase, whose translation MVQQPRIYTEEPLDTSADLGAVLAAWHTATERLEQTHHALRAEVCRLTDELEIKNRELARKNRLADLGQIAAHVAHEVRNNLVPVNLYLSLLRRRLSDDGGSLDVLTKVESGVLSLDSTVNDLLHFAAEREPQVGGVYPRRVAEEIVAQLAPQLRAQGIDVDLQLAADEWITADREMLRRALLNLTLNAIDAMPSGGEITFSAYRGRGWYELEVADSGPGLSPELQARVFEPFFSTKSTGTGLGLAIVQRIVEAHGGDVLIQNCAIGGAAFTLRIPQQTIMEAAA comes from the coding sequence ATGGTGCAGCAGCCGCGCATCTATACCGAGGAACCGCTCGACACAAGCGCCGATCTTGGCGCCGTGTTGGCGGCATGGCATACGGCCACCGAACGGTTGGAGCAAACGCACCATGCGCTCCGCGCCGAGGTGTGCCGGCTGACAGACGAATTGGAAATCAAGAATCGCGAGCTAGCGCGCAAAAATCGACTGGCCGATCTGGGCCAAATCGCCGCCCATGTGGCGCACGAAGTGCGCAATAATCTGGTGCCGGTGAATCTGTACCTGAGCTTGTTGCGGCGGCGCTTGTCCGACGACGGGGGAAGTCTGGACGTGTTGACCAAGGTGGAGAGCGGCGTATTGTCGCTCGATTCCACCGTGAACGACTTGTTGCACTTTGCCGCGGAGCGCGAGCCACAAGTGGGCGGCGTGTACCCGCGCCGCGTGGCCGAGGAAATTGTCGCCCAACTCGCGCCGCAACTACGCGCGCAAGGCATCGATGTTGATTTACAGCTAGCGGCCGATGAATGGATCACGGCCGATCGCGAGATGCTGCGTCGGGCCCTATTGAACCTGACGTTGAACGCCATAGACGCCATGCCATCCGGTGGCGAGATCACCTTCAGTGCGTATCGCGGCCGCGGCTGGTACGAGTTGGAGGTGGCCGACAGCGGACCGGGGCTCAGTCCGGAACTGCAAGCACGAGTGTTCGAGCCGTTCTTCAGCACCAAGAGCACCGGCACGGGGTTGGGACTGGCCATTGTGCAACGCATCGTCGAGGCGCATGGCGGCGACGTATTGATCCAAAACTGCGCCATCGGTGGCGCGGCGTTCACGTTGCGCATCCCGCAACAAACCATCATGGAGGCCGCCGCGTGA
- a CDS encoding sigma-54 dependent transcriptional regulator, translating into MTDKSQRPSTGRVLVVDDHPQSRGSICEILTHVGHRVEGVSSAIEGLARLGVESFDLIITDLQMPGMSGLEFIRELTKRRHGAQIVMVTAYASVSTAVEAMRHGAFDYIEKPFNVDALEDLVDRALAHGRLIDAAAPSRAGGTGDEPVMMQGSSRKMQALRDRIAQVAPTTETVLITGESGTGKELVARAIHAQSRRAASPLVSLNCPVLSDHLMESELFGHEKGAFTGADAARTGRFELADGGTILLDEVSEIGLPLQAKLLRVLQERTFERVGSSKTQRIDVRVLASSNRDLPAEAKAGRFREDLYYRLAVVPLAVPPLRERLEDVAELAHHFLERAAGRLQRDPCQLDAAARDLLSHYQWPGNVRELENIITRASVLCSSGSIGVGDIRPWLIDGKPQADESHGALPVGTRLDEMERALIEATLDHYSGHRARTAEALGIGIRTLSGKLRGYGYAPREKSFSRAI; encoded by the coding sequence GTGACAGACAAAAGCCAGAGACCGTCGACCGGGCGCGTGCTGGTGGTGGACGACCATCCACAGTCGCGCGGCTCGATTTGTGAAATACTGACGCATGTGGGGCATCGAGTCGAAGGAGTGTCGAGCGCCATCGAGGGCTTGGCTCGGCTAGGGGTGGAAAGCTTCGACCTGATCATTACCGACTTGCAAATGCCAGGCATGAGCGGCCTGGAGTTCATTCGCGAGCTGACGAAGCGCCGGCACGGCGCTCAGATCGTCATGGTGACTGCTTACGCTTCGGTGTCGACGGCGGTGGAGGCGATGCGCCATGGCGCGTTTGACTACATTGAAAAACCGTTCAACGTCGACGCTTTGGAGGACCTGGTCGACCGTGCGTTAGCGCATGGCCGGTTGATCGACGCCGCCGCGCCATCGCGCGCCGGCGGCACAGGCGACGAGCCCGTGATGATGCAAGGATCCAGTCGTAAGATGCAAGCCTTGCGTGACCGGATCGCCCAGGTGGCGCCGACCACCGAAACCGTGCTCATCACTGGCGAAAGCGGAACGGGCAAAGAATTGGTGGCGCGCGCTATTCACGCGCAAAGTCGCCGCGCGGCATCGCCGCTTGTCAGCCTGAACTGCCCCGTGCTGTCTGACCATTTGATGGAAAGTGAGCTATTTGGGCACGAGAAGGGAGCCTTCACTGGCGCCGACGCGGCGCGCACCGGGCGTTTCGAGCTGGCCGACGGCGGAACGATCTTGCTGGATGAGGTGAGCGAGATCGGTCTGCCGCTACAAGCCAAGCTGCTACGCGTGCTGCAAGAGCGCACCTTCGAACGGGTGGGTTCGAGCAAGACGCAGCGGATCGACGTGCGAGTGCTGGCCAGCAGCAATCGCGACTTGCCGGCCGAGGCGAAAGCGGGGCGGTTTCGCGAGGATTTGTATTACCGCCTGGCGGTGGTGCCGCTGGCGGTTCCACCGCTGCGCGAACGACTCGAAGATGTTGCGGAACTAGCGCACCACTTTTTGGAGCGGGCGGCCGGGCGACTGCAGCGCGACCCCTGCCAGCTCGACGCCGCGGCCCGCGATCTGCTATCGCATTATCAGTGGCCTGGCAATGTGCGCGAATTAGAGAATATCATCACCCGAGCCAGCGTGTTGTGCTCTAGCGGTTCGATCGGCGTCGGCGACATTCGGCCCTGGCTGATCGATGGCAAGCCGCAGGCCGATGAATCGCACGGCGCTTTGCCGGTCGGCACGCGGCTGGATGAGATGGAACGCGCACTGATCGAAGCGACCTTGGACCACTACAGCGGGCATCGAGCGCGGACCGCCGAAGCGCTGGGGATCGGAATACGCACACTTTCGGGCAAACTGCGAGGCTACGGATACGCGCCGCGGGAGAAGTCGTTCAGCCGAGCGATCTAG
- the flgB gene encoding flagellar basal body rod protein FlgB codes for MLDALFNQTPIPALEQFANFAQTRHSILASNVANFDVPGYRTRDLSVEQFQSQLKEAITARDNWSLGNPSPAQTGYGDPFGEVKQSLTSIVHHDETNVGLEQQIAEITKNQLQHNLAMVIMANQFRLLQAAISERV; via the coding sequence ATGCTTGACGCGTTGTTTAATCAGACTCCGATTCCGGCCCTGGAGCAGTTTGCCAACTTCGCGCAAACTCGGCATTCGATTCTGGCGAGCAACGTCGCCAACTTCGACGTGCCCGGTTATCGCACCCGCGACCTGTCGGTCGAGCAGTTCCAATCGCAACTAAAAGAAGCCATCACCGCTCGCGACAACTGGAGCTTGGGGAACCCTTCTCCGGCTCAAACGGGATACGGCGACCCGTTTGGTGAGGTGAAACAAAGTCTTACTAGTATCGTGCATCACGACGAGACGAATGTGGGACTCGAACAACAGATCGCCGAGATCACCAAGAACCAATTGCAGCACAACCTGGCGATGGTGATTATGGCGAATCAATTTCGGCTATTGCAGGCGGCAATTAGCGAACGCGTGTAA
- the flgC gene encoding flagellar basal body rod protein FlgC, translating into MFTAINVSTSALVAQRVRLNSISNNIANISTTRNEAGQPEAYQPRYVVFQTDTSLGGPAGAAGVRVSSVETEKGQPRLKYDPTHPDADKNGYVAYPDIDLTTQFVDSLEASRAYEANIGLIEISKDLFQQSFRILA; encoded by the coding sequence ATGTTTACGGCGATTAATGTGAGCACCAGCGCACTGGTAGCGCAGCGCGTGCGGTTGAACTCAATCTCGAACAACATCGCCAACATTTCTACCACGCGCAATGAAGCGGGCCAGCCCGAGGCCTATCAGCCGCGCTACGTGGTGTTTCAGACCGACACCAGCCTGGGAGGGCCTGCTGGCGCCGCCGGCGTGCGGGTCAGTTCGGTCGAGACCGAGAAGGGCCAGCCGCGGCTCAAGTACGATCCCACGCATCCCGACGCCGACAAAAACGGTTACGTCGCCTATCCAGATATCGATCTCACCACCCAGTTCGTCGATTCGCTCGAAGCTTCGCGGGCGTATGAGGCGAACATTGGTCTCATTGAAATCTCGAAAGATCTGTTTCAACAATCGTTTCGCATTCTCGCATAG
- the fliE gene encoding flagellar hook-basal body complex protein FliE, with product MNQAIGAIGQQVGVQSRFTLDAAQQAIAPGQTSFKDLLVDSVNQVNAMQQDANAAVENLMTGGDVNPAEVLSAVQKADLAFRMTMQVRNKLMQAYEEVKSIRV from the coding sequence ATGAATCAAGCCATCGGAGCAATCGGGCAACAGGTGGGCGTACAATCGCGCTTCACCTTGGACGCCGCGCAGCAGGCAATCGCGCCCGGGCAGACATCGTTCAAGGATCTGTTGGTCGACTCGGTCAACCAGGTGAACGCGATGCAGCAGGACGCGAACGCCGCAGTGGAAAATTTGATGACGGGCGGCGACGTCAACCCGGCCGAGGTGCTATCGGCGGTGCAGAAGGCGGATCTGGCGTTCCGCATGACGATGCAGGTTCGCAATAAGTTGATGCAGGCCTATGAAGAGGTAAAGAGTATCCGCGTCTAG
- a CDS encoding FliI/YscN family ATPase: protein MLELQEQIRRVMPTALTGKVQGIVGTTAAVAGFPAPVGAVVEIERQSGTTLRAEVIGFRDETTIVYPHSDLVEVRRGNRVRLVRTLPWIAVGDELLGRVVNAEGQVIDGLPQPSLAGRALVDQAPPSPISRPRIDTPLSTGVRCMDALLTCGKGQRMGIFAGSGVGKSVTLGMMARYTSAEVSVVGLIGERGREVNDFIERDLGPEGLKRSVVVVATSDEPAVKRVRAASTATAIAEYFRDQGRDVLLMMDSVTRFAQAQREIGLAAGEPPTTRGFPPSVFAMLPKLVERAGRSPRGSITAFYSVLVEGDDPNEPIGDAVRGLLDGHTWLSRKIASRGHYPAIDVLGSLSRLMNDIVPAEQVAAAQLIRELLSAYRDHEDLISIGAYRRGSNPTVDLAMDMHDVINQFLRQKVEESSSVEGARQMLVQLAKVAATRRASTAQSSSRG from the coding sequence ATGTTGGAACTACAAGAACAAATTCGACGTGTCATGCCCACCGCCCTGACGGGGAAGGTGCAGGGGATTGTTGGCACCACGGCAGCGGTGGCGGGCTTTCCGGCCCCGGTGGGCGCGGTCGTTGAGATCGAGCGTCAGTCGGGCACGACGCTGCGCGCCGAGGTGATTGGCTTTCGAGACGAAACGACGATCGTCTATCCACACAGCGACCTGGTGGAAGTGCGGCGCGGCAACCGCGTGCGGTTGGTGCGCACCCTGCCTTGGATTGCGGTGGGCGACGAACTGCTAGGCCGGGTCGTCAATGCCGAAGGACAGGTGATCGATGGACTGCCGCAGCCCAGTCTGGCGGGCCGCGCGTTAGTGGATCAAGCGCCCCCCAGCCCTATTTCACGGCCACGCATCGATACGCCCCTTTCGACAGGGGTGCGCTGCATGGATGCGCTGCTCACCTGCGGCAAGGGCCAGCGGATGGGAATCTTCGCGGGTTCGGGCGTCGGCAAGAGCGTGACGCTTGGCATGATGGCGCGCTACACCTCGGCGGAGGTGAGCGTCGTAGGTCTCATTGGCGAGCGCGGCCGCGAAGTCAACGACTTCATCGAACGCGACCTCGGCCCAGAAGGCCTGAAGCGTAGCGTCGTAGTGGTGGCGACCAGCGACGAGCCCGCGGTGAAGCGCGTGCGCGCCGCGTCGACCGCCACGGCAATCGCCGAGTACTTTCGAGATCAAGGCCGCGACGTCCTGTTGATGATGGACTCGGTGACGCGCTTTGCGCAGGCGCAGCGCGAGATTGGGCTGGCCGCGGGCGAGCCCCCTACCACGCGAGGATTTCCGCCGTCGGTATTTGCCATGTTGCCGAAGCTGGTGGAGCGCGCAGGCCGCAGCCCGCGCGGCAGCATCACCGCCTTTTACTCGGTGCTGGTGGAGGGCGACGATCCCAATGAGCCGATTGGCGACGCCGTGCGCGGATTGCTCGATGGACATACCTGGCTGTCGCGGAAAATTGCCTCCCGTGGACATTATCCGGCGATCGATGTCCTGGGCAGCTTAAGTCGTTTGATGAACGACATTGTGCCGGCGGAGCAAGTGGCGGCCGCGCAGTTGATCCGCGAGCTGCTGTCGGCGTATCGCGACCATGAGGATTTGATCTCGATCGGCGCGTATCGCCGCGGGAGCAACCCCACGGTCGACTTGGCCATGGACATGCACGATGTGATCAACCAGTTCTTGCGGCAAAAGGTCGAGGAGTCCAGTTCCGTCGAAGGGGCGCGGCAAATGCTGGTTCAGCTCGCCAAGGTGGCGGCGACGCGGCGCGCTAGCACGGCACAGAGTTCAAGCCGAGGTTAA
- the fliJ gene encoding flagellar export protein FliJ produces MRLRESWRDEKRGELAQALRADAALLDRLQELEGDLRQLRVNATHLSVGPINVDRLLDAQRYELLLRAEEQMAIVQRKVLAEEIERRRLVLVEADREVRMLEKMKEAQAARHQVEEERREQAQLDEIALRPFAMGGRTAWEG; encoded by the coding sequence ATGCGACTGCGCGAATCGTGGCGCGATGAAAAGCGCGGCGAGTTGGCGCAGGCGCTGCGCGCCGATGCGGCACTGTTGGATCGGCTACAGGAGTTGGAAGGGGACTTGCGGCAACTGCGCGTGAACGCCACCCATCTGTCCGTGGGACCGATCAACGTCGATCGACTGCTCGACGCGCAACGTTATGAACTGCTGTTGCGAGCGGAAGAGCAGATGGCCATTGTCCAGCGGAAAGTGCTGGCGGAGGAAATCGAGCGGCGACGGCTGGTGCTGGTCGAGGCGGATCGCGAAGTGCGGATGCTGGAAAAGATGAAGGAGGCGCAGGCCGCGCGACATCAGGTCGAGGAGGAGCGGCGCGAGCAGGCGCAGCTAGATGAGATCGCGCTACGGCCCTTTGCCATGGGAGGTCGAACCGCATGGGAGGGCTGA
- a CDS encoding flagellar hook-length control protein FliK, with protein sequence MARMNIDSLIFSIPPVEATKRRASADDGAPVFDDHLRHMEQSPLSKLIEQRSEQREDARDESRRNDPAPATERPKKQVTDRDTKAERPHKAARTHADPEPATEQKSPEATSVQAVVSAAATVSAVPRAELAQHAERDAAKDGDASEEQVHATEAVSATRGLNNAETAHVAAAVKSPMHKAPGKSADEQHTTPAEAPVRNPSAAVAAGEAEVAKSGNTNAKESSEEASLKTAEAIAEKVNSSIPVEPSADARSSTRRERSERRESRADADSQAKIVQAVDTASAPPPDNAAAPATGLETPAAVVSKPGDAAALSVQATQRPASPATQSPANTQTVASGSTAGAETGRSTTGSAKRGSEMGRSTGLSQTDQARFIGRVSRAFQTIGETGGKLRLRLSPAELGSLKLDVTVKDGVLSARIEAETDHARQVLTDNLPQLRERLGEQGIKIERFDIDLMNQSGGELARDAGQQANDGQRGSAGQRRFETALARDSAASPAAPERGRQQTNGALDVVI encoded by the coding sequence ATGGCGCGGATGAATATCGATAGTCTGATCTTCAGCATTCCGCCGGTTGAGGCCACCAAGCGGCGCGCGTCGGCAGACGATGGCGCGCCAGTGTTTGACGATCACCTGCGGCACATGGAACAATCGCCGCTGTCCAAGCTGATCGAGCAGCGAAGCGAACAACGCGAAGATGCGCGCGATGAGAGCCGCCGGAACGATCCGGCCCCCGCGACGGAGCGCCCCAAGAAGCAAGTGACGGATCGCGACACGAAGGCTGAGCGGCCCCACAAGGCGGCCAGAACACACGCCGATCCCGAACCGGCCACCGAGCAGAAGTCGCCCGAAGCGACTTCGGTCCAAGCCGTTGTTTCCGCAGCGGCAACCGTCAGTGCTGTTCCTCGCGCGGAGCTGGCTCAGCACGCGGAGCGGGATGCGGCGAAGGATGGAGACGCGTCGGAGGAACAGGTCCACGCCACAGAAGCAGTCAGCGCGACAAGAGGCCTCAACAACGCGGAAACCGCGCATGTTGCTGCCGCCGTGAAGTCGCCGATGCACAAGGCGCCAGGCAAGTCCGCGGATGAGCAACACACGACGCCTGCTGAAGCGCCGGTTCGCAACCCTTCGGCGGCAGTAGCGGCAGGCGAGGCCGAAGTAGCAAAGTCCGGCAACACCAATGCCAAGGAGAGTTCGGAGGAGGCTTCACTCAAAACTGCCGAAGCGATCGCCGAAAAAGTGAACTCGTCAATACCGGTCGAGCCGTCGGCCGATGCGCGATCGTCCACGCGGCGGGAGCGTTCCGAACGGAGAGAATCGCGCGCAGACGCGGACTCGCAGGCGAAGATCGTGCAGGCGGTCGATACCGCCAGCGCGCCACCGCCCGACAATGCTGCGGCGCCAGCCACGGGATTGGAGACGCCGGCCGCGGTGGTCAGCAAGCCTGGCGATGCCGCTGCGCTGTCCGTCCAGGCTACGCAACGGCCAGCCAGCCCAGCAACGCAATCACCTGCGAATACTCAAACCGTCGCCAGTGGCTCCACCGCCGGCGCCGAAACTGGCCGCTCAACCACCGGCAGCGCGAAGCGCGGCAGCGAGATGGGCCGATCCACGGGACTGTCGCAGACCGATCAGGCCCGCTTCATCGGTCGAGTATCTCGAGCGTTTCAAACGATCGGCGAGACGGGTGGCAAACTGCGATTGCGGTTGAGCCCGGCGGAACTTGGTTCGCTCAAGCTCGATGTCACGGTTAAAGATGGCGTGTTGTCGGCGCGGATCGAGGCCGAAACGGACCACGCCCGCCAGGTGCTGACCGACAACTTGCCGCAGTTGCGCGAGCGCCTTGGCGAACAAGGCATCAAGATCGAGCGCTTCGACATTGATCTCATGAATCAGTCCGGAGGCGAACTGGCGCGCGACGCGGGTCAACAAGCCAACGATGGCCAGCGTGGATCAGCCGGCCAGCGCCGCTTTGAAACCGCGCTGGCGCGCGACAGTGCTGCGTCTCCAGCGGCGCCGGAGCGTGGGAGGCAACAGACCAATGGCGCGCTGGATGTGGTGATTTAA